A single genomic interval of Mobula hypostoma chromosome 7, sMobHyp1.1, whole genome shotgun sequence harbors:
- the mettl21e gene encoding methyltransferase like 21e isoform X1, with translation MSKSEYASIKEETPKDEDISSEIMKRRFVPNLFKGMSWESFQFAGCEIKITETTDCYGAHVWPSAMVLCYYLEHCQQEIIDKNVIEIGSGTGLVSIVASILGSNVTATDLPHLLGNLQYNISQNTKSRSKYLPQVRELKWGIDLEKGFPRSTCHYDYLLAADVVYSHPYLNELLMTFDHLCQDDTTILWTMKFRLDKDNTFVQRFQHIFDTVIIYDLPSLQIKLYKATRKKTRIGIET, from the exons ATGAGCAAATCAGAATATGCAAGCATTAAGGAAG AAACACCTAAAGATGAAGATATATCATCAGAAATCATGAAAAGGCGATTcgtgccaaatcttttcaaaggcatgtcctgggagagCTTTCAATTTGCTGGATGTGAAATCAAAATTACAGAGACCACTGACTGTTATGGTGCACATGTGTGGCCTTCG GCCATGGTATTGTGCTATTACCTGGAACACTGCCAACAAGAGATAATTGATAAAAATGTAATTGAAATAGGATCAGGAACGGGACTGGTGTCAATTGTTGCTTCTATACTTG GCTCCAATGTGACTGCAACAGATCTGCCTCATTTACTGGGCAACTTACAATACAATATATCTCAAAATACAAAATCAAGAAGCAAATATCTGCCGCAGGTCAGAGAACTGAAATGGGGAATAGATTTGGAGAAAGGCTTCCCCAGAAGTACATGTCATTATGATTATTTATTGGCAGCTGATGTTGTATACAGTCACCCATACTTGAATGAACTTTTAATGACTTTTGATCATTTATGTCAGGATGACACCACAATTTTATGGACAATGAAATTTAGGCTTGATAAGGACAACACCTTTGTGCAAAGATTTCAACATATATTTGACACAGTAATTATATATGATCTCCCAAGTTTACAGATAAAACTGTATAAAGCAACACGAAAAAAAACAAGGATTGGAATAGAAACATGA
- the mettl21e gene encoding methyltransferase like 21e isoform X2 — protein sequence MKRRFVPNLFKGMSWESFQFAGCEIKITETTDCYGAHVWPSAMVLCYYLEHCQQEIIDKNVIEIGSGTGLVSIVASILGSNVTATDLPHLLGNLQYNISQNTKSRSKYLPQVRELKWGIDLEKGFPRSTCHYDYLLAADVVYSHPYLNELLMTFDHLCQDDTTILWTMKFRLDKDNTFVQRFQHIFDTVIIYDLPSLQIKLYKATRKKTRIGIET from the exons ATGAAAAGGCGATTcgtgccaaatcttttcaaaggcatgtcctgggagagCTTTCAATTTGCTGGATGTGAAATCAAAATTACAGAGACCACTGACTGTTATGGTGCACATGTGTGGCCTTCG GCCATGGTATTGTGCTATTACCTGGAACACTGCCAACAAGAGATAATTGATAAAAATGTAATTGAAATAGGATCAGGAACGGGACTGGTGTCAATTGTTGCTTCTATACTTG GCTCCAATGTGACTGCAACAGATCTGCCTCATTTACTGGGCAACTTACAATACAATATATCTCAAAATACAAAATCAAGAAGCAAATATCTGCCGCAGGTCAGAGAACTGAAATGGGGAATAGATTTGGAGAAAGGCTTCCCCAGAAGTACATGTCATTATGATTATTTATTGGCAGCTGATGTTGTATACAGTCACCCATACTTGAATGAACTTTTAATGACTTTTGATCATTTATGTCAGGATGACACCACAATTTTATGGACAATGAAATTTAGGCTTGATAAGGACAACACCTTTGTGCAAAGATTTCAACATATATTTGACACAGTAATTATATATGATCTCCCAAGTTTACAGATAAAACTGTATAAAGCAACACGAAAAAAAACAAGGATTGGAATAGAAACATGA